The Mycosarcoma maydis chromosome 15, whole genome shotgun sequence DNA segment GTTGAGCACCAACAACTTCAAGTTTACTCAACAGCCAGGTGGTGGTTATTCAATGAATTTCGTTCGATAGAGCTCCTCTCTCTGCCTTGTACTCATATCGGTCAGTGATACAGACTCATTCGTGTGACCCTGGATCGCATTCATGTTTAATTTGCAATCGTCTGTAGGGCTTCACAAAAGTGAGTATGGTGATCTTCAGGTTTGTAAGCTGCCACGTTGACTACTTGTTCATCAGAGCTTTCATGcgctcttctgctgctctggcGCGTTTCTCGCGTTCGATTCGAGCCCGCATCTCCGGAGTCAATCCTTGCTGTTCGTCCCTCTGCTGCAACAGAGCCCTCGGCGCCGTATTGCTGCCTCCGAGACGGTTGGTGGTGTGATGCGtgctcttctgctgctgttgctgagctGCCGATTCTGCCTGCTCCTCGGCCGATGCAGAGGCGTTGGAGGCGGATTTCTCGGCGGCTTTGCTGGCACGCTCTCGTGCCTTTTCGCGCATGACCGCTCGTCGGTCCTTCTGCTTTGCCGACTGGCTGTCCTGCATTTCTTCGGTCAGCGCACTGGGGACACGGGCTCCACCGGACGACATGCCGCCCCAGTGGAACCAGTCAGCATGCTCGGCCATCATTCGACGGAACACATTGCGCACCTCTTTCGTGCTGCACAGATCGTACGCAGCGCGGTGCGGTGGCTCGACCAATGTGTCTTCTGGCTGATCCGCCTCACTAGCTTCGGTAAAGCGCTTTCGCAGTTCGCCTAgtcgctcagcagcaagggTTGGATTGGCACGCTTGTCTTCAAGAAGGTAGCGTAAGACTGTCTCGCTGCCAGCTTCGGCTGCCAGTTGCAGAAGTGTGCCTGGAATCAGTCTCGAAGCCGGGGCGGATGAACCAGCTTCGTTGGCTTCCTGTTCGAGAAGCCAGTCTGGAAACCGAGCGTCGATGTTGCCGCCGAGCAAATCCTGCTCGTTCTTGCTGAGGAACGTTATGGCTGCTTCTGATCTGTTTTTGCggatcatctcgaccaACCGGTTCCACTTGCTTCGCTCTGTTTGTTCCTCCTCGCTCAAGCGCACTGGCTTGGCACTCTTCTCGGCCCGACTCTTCTCCAAAGCAGTTGCGCGCTCTCGGGCTTTCTCCTCTCGCCGCCTAGCTTCGGCCTCTTTGCGGGATTTCTGGTTGATACGTTCGAgcgcctcttgctcctcaGCTGCGAGTTGTTCCGCAGACTTGTGCTCGACCTTGaccttggcaagctcgaggaagcATCGCACCGTCTCGCCGATCGTAGGACGTCTGGTAGGGAAGGGCAAGGATCCAAGTCGGCCATCAGTacgagcagcttcgagcgGACTGCCTCGACTAGCTTTTGCACCTTCCCAAGACCAGAGAAGACCTCTCGCGGCGCGTGCTCCCGCTCGGATCCAAATTTTTTCACTGCGGGAGACGAGCTCTCTCCAACCAGGTGAGTCGAGAAGATCCCGGATGTCGTCCCCGAGTGCAGCCTCGTTGTATCGGCGCAGTTGGGCACCTGCCGACTTGGCAAATCGCCCCGTAGCATcctgagcagcttgaccacCACCCTGCTTACGGCGCGTGGTATACCGATGGAAGGCTTTGTGCGCCAATAGAATCAGCGAACGGTCTTCTCTGGGAGCGTTGTTGCCGCCTCGTTGTTTTCCGCTGTACGTAGTCACATGCGGATTGAGGGCGATGACGGATGCTGCAAAGTGACCACCGCCAAGCAGAAGAACAGTCCACATGCGCAATGGTGGGTCAGCAATGGGGTTGCGGCTGATCGTGGACGCTGACATGGTCTCGTCGGAAGACTCGTCGTTGTCGGAACCTGAGCTGAAAgccgcttcttcgtcgctgctgccggcgGTCTCCGACTTGACCGCTGTTGACAGACCAGGGATGAAACCTTGACCATCCAGTACGGTCATCATGACAGATTTGGCGGCTTCTTGAACTTCCTTTGACTTGACACGCTTACCTTTCCACGCCGACTGCTTTGATCCTTTGCGGGTGATACGGCCAGCTTGCATAGAGGTAATACAGGCGGCATACCAGTCGGCGATGGAAGATGTGCCGGACAACGCGGGAGCTGAAGGAGTGCCTGGGTCTGGGAAAGCATTACGGTGAAATCCGAGCTGTGTCTGGTGCAGCTTGTCTGCGTCGGAAGCAGTACCTTTGGAAACAAACCATAGAAGAGGTGCACGCAACTGCATGGCATCCAGCGTGTTGGAATCATGTGCTTCTGTCGATTCTTCTGCATTGTCAGGAGATGGGCGGCTGCCGGCACTGAGCGAAGTGC contains these protein-coding regions:
- a CDS encoding uncharacterized protein (related to VMS1 - component of a Cdc48p-complex involved in protein quality control), with amino-acid sequence MSQVGTNPLQTHQDGRLAKHPALSRPLYAFDLPPALHNSLRLRSRIEETEASQLLAPTVSESPSPAPQELQTHDAGHPRTPSQLRVPPCSLCPSCPSFASVTAQRAHFRSDWHRYNVQLNVQNASLLVSEQVFEKLSEEVESASELESDEDAHQSQSSAVKTDIVTKILARTSLSAGSRPSPDNAEESTEAHDSNTLDAMQLRAPLLWFVSKGTASDADKLHQTQLGFHRNAFPDPGTPSAPALSGTSSIADWYAACITSMQAGRITRKGSKQSAWKGKRVKSKEVQEAAKSVMMTVLDGQGFIPGLSTAVKSETAGSSDEEAAFSSGSDNDESSDETMSASTISRNPIADPPLRMWTVLLLGGGHFAASVIALNPHVTTYSGKQRGGNNAPREDRSLILLAHKAFHRYTTRRKQGGGQAAQDATGRFAKSAGAQLRRYNEAALGDDIRDLLDSPGWRELVSRSEKIWIRAGARAARGLLWSWEGAKASRGSPLEAARTDGRLGSLPFPTRRPTIGETVRCFLELAKVKVEHKSAEQLAAEEQEALERINQKSRKEAEARRREEKARERATALEKSRAEKSAKPVRLSEEEQTERSKWNRLVEMIRKNRSEAAITFLSKNEQDLLGGNIDARFPDWLLEQEANEAGSSAPASRLIPGTLLQLAAEAGSETVLRYLLEDKRANPTLAAERLGELRKRFTEASEADQPEDTLVEPPHRAAYDLCSTKEVRNVFRRMMAEHADWFHWGGMSSGGARVPSALTEEMQDSQSAKQKDRRAVMREKARERASKAAEKSASNASASAEEQAESAAQQQQQKSTHHTTNRLGGSNTAPRALLQQRDEQQGLTPEMRARIEREKRARAAEERMKALMNK